A stretch of Roseibium porphyridii DNA encodes these proteins:
- a CDS encoding YHS domain-containing (seleno)protein — protein MSLSKTLVAAALLSIANLSSPAFSADEYNTSSGLTAAGAALGMHGVDPVAFVSLGNRIDGAARHTAVHDDVAYYFSSKETMDKFTADPAAYLPQNGGFCTFGVSVGKKFDGDPQFAAVVDDKLYLFLNEEIFREFQKDEAGTIAKAAQNWEKIRSTAANEL, from the coding sequence ATGTCCTTGTCCAAGACACTTGTTGCAGCAGCGCTTCTGAGCATTGCCAATCTGTCCAGCCCCGCGTTTTCGGCAGACGAGTACAACACATCCAGTGGTCTGACAGCCGCCGGAGCCGCCCTTGGAATGCATGGTGTCGATCCTGTCGCATTCGTCAGTCTTGGCAACCGGATCGATGGCGCGGCCCGTCATACAGCCGTTCATGATGACGTTGCCTATTACTTCTCTTCAAAGGAAACCATGGACAAATTCACAGCCGACCCGGCCGCGTATCTTCCGCAAAACGGTGGTTTCTGTACTTTTGGCGTTTCGGTCGGCAAGAAATTCGACGGCGACCCTCAGTTTGCCGCGGTTGTTGACGACAAGCTGTATCTCTTCCTGAATGAGGAGATCTTTCGCGAATTCCAGAAGGATGAAGCAGGTACCATCGCCAAGGCCGCTCAGAACTGGGAAAAGATCCGCTCAACCGCTGCCAACGAGCTGTAA
- a CDS encoding AraC family transcriptional regulator, with translation MRHDALSQILDALKLRGSIYFHTNFSPPWAVQVPAFGNVARFHMAMRGACWLQVEGHSSPIYLATGDLVVIPHGAAHVLCDEVGREATTVDQVLQETGYSGEGALYFGGPEEEQSCKLFCGHFEFEDGSVHPILEALPEVIHVPNTETMNAFWLETVMRFVASEVRATLPGSDAIVHRLTEIIFIQVVRTFVDQQGDRAGCLAAVLNPRLGRSMSQIHLAPEQPWTVETLAREAGMSRTVFAERFTDLVGMTPLAYVTHWRMEKARRDIRETDLPLIDIAENIGYSSEAAFNRAFKRQFNQTPGQMRRVGDATSLGQA, from the coding sequence ATGAGACACGATGCACTTAGCCAGATCCTGGACGCGCTGAAGCTGCGCGGGTCGATCTATTTTCACACCAACTTTTCACCGCCCTGGGCAGTTCAGGTGCCAGCCTTTGGCAACGTTGCTCGGTTCCATATGGCGATGCGTGGCGCCTGCTGGCTCCAGGTCGAAGGGCATTCTAGTCCCATCTATCTTGCTACCGGGGACCTCGTCGTCATTCCGCATGGTGCAGCACATGTCCTTTGCGATGAAGTTGGAAGGGAGGCAACGACCGTAGACCAGGTTCTTCAGGAAACCGGGTATTCAGGCGAAGGAGCGCTCTATTTCGGCGGGCCCGAAGAAGAACAAAGCTGCAAGCTGTTTTGCGGTCATTTTGAGTTTGAGGACGGATCCGTGCACCCGATCCTGGAGGCTTTGCCTGAGGTTATCCATGTCCCCAATACCGAGACAATGAACGCATTCTGGCTGGAAACGGTGATGCGTTTCGTTGCCAGTGAAGTCCGCGCGACCCTGCCAGGTTCAGATGCCATCGTGCACAGGCTGACGGAGATCATCTTCATTCAGGTGGTGCGCACATTCGTCGATCAACAGGGGGACAGGGCAGGGTGCCTCGCAGCCGTCCTCAATCCAAGGCTCGGACGCTCTATGTCCCAGATCCATCTGGCACCCGAGCAACCCTGGACGGTTGAAACGCTCGCTCGCGAGGCCGGCATGTCGCGCACTGTGTTTGCCGAGCGTTTTACCGATCTCGTCGGGATGACACCGCTCGCCTATGTCACGCATTGGCGTATGGAAAAGGCGCGTCGGGATATTCGGGAAACGGACCTGCCACTTATCGATATTGCGGAGAATATCGGCTACAGCTCAGAAGCCGCCTTCAACCGCGCCTTCAAACGTCAGTTCAACCAGACGCCAGGTCAAATGCGGCGTGTTGGCGACGCGACTTCCCTAGGTCAGGCATGA